Proteins found in one Nitratiruptor sp. SB155-2 genomic segment:
- a CDS encoding NADH-quinone oxidoreductase subunit B family protein, whose product MIDFWVQRFRKGIQTQNSWADEELETIKKSLKSEIGKKFSGSLAIRMVDSGSCNACEAECNALSNPYYDLERLGIRFVASPRHADILLVSGVVTFNMLPHLLDAYEQLPSPKWVITLGDCTQGTLFKDSFAIKGPVKEHLPVAYHIPGCPPTPDEIVRGFLGFLRSL is encoded by the coding sequence ATGATAGATTTTTGGGTACAGCGTTTTCGAAAAGGGATACAGACACAAAACAGTTGGGCTGATGAAGAACTGGAAACAATAAAAAAATCACTCAAAAGTGAAATTGGCAAAAAATTCTCCGGCTCTCTTGCCATTCGCATGGTTGATAGCGGCAGCTGCAATGCATGCGAAGCAGAGTGCAATGCCCTGTCCAATCCCTATTATGATCTTGAACGTCTTGGTATCCGTTTTGTTGCGAGTCCGAGACATGCAGACATTTTGCTAGTAAGCGGGGTTGTAACCTTCAACATGTTGCCACATCTGCTCGATGCCTATGAACAGCTCCCCTCACCCAAATGGGTGATTACTCTTGGTGACTGCACACAGGGTACTCTTTTTAAAGATAGCTTCGCTATCAAAGGACCCGTCAAAGAACATCTGCCCGTTGCATATCATATTCCGGGGTGCCCTCCAACTCCAGATGAAATTGTGAGAGGATTCTTAGGTTTTTTGCGTTCGCTTTAA
- a CDS encoding HpcH/HpaI aldolase/citrate lyase family protein, with translation MIFDAETIERIQAAIDAKDIDFFEQKLHPRERERSRMAIRTALMVSAHRAKHLNKLDEIKADTVILNLEDGVAPQYKEVARYALAYFLQHVPENVPLLVVRTNPLQEGGEEEIEFLNPFFPDAFRIPKVRQLSDVKNALWLADDAIDIHLSIETKEAFALLTQLRVEERVQAYYLGILDLLADLNIEQSVLKLNNPTIDYILARFLFESKMAEVVPVSFVYQEYQNVEEFEAWCRHEKAMGFDAKACISPKQVEIANRIFASFDVERARYIKKRFEEMAKQGITGFRDEKYGFIDEPIYKDALNLLKRTQKT, from the coding sequence ATGATTTTTGATGCAGAAACGATTGAGAGAATTCAAGCAGCCATAGATGCAAAAGATATCGATTTTTTTGAACAAAAACTGCACCCAAGAGAAAGAGAAAGAAGCAGAATGGCCATTCGCACTGCACTCATGGTGTCGGCTCATAGAGCAAAGCATCTCAACAAACTAGACGAAATCAAAGCGGATACCGTTATACTCAACCTTGAAGATGGTGTGGCTCCACAATATAAAGAAGTGGCACGGTATGCCTTGGCCTATTTTTTGCAGCATGTGCCCGAGAATGTTCCTTTGTTGGTTGTACGAACAAATCCTTTGCAAGAAGGGGGAGAAGAGGAGATCGAGTTTCTCAATCCCTTTTTTCCTGATGCATTTCGGATTCCAAAAGTACGCCAATTGAGCGATGTGAAAAATGCGCTTTGGCTGGCAGACGATGCAATCGATATTCATCTTTCCATTGAAACGAAAGAGGCATTTGCACTGTTGACGCAGTTACGTGTGGAAGAGAGAGTGCAAGCCTACTATCTCGGAATTTTGGATCTTTTGGCAGATCTAAACATCGAACAAAGTGTTTTGAAACTGAATAATCCGACAATCGATTATATTCTTGCGAGATTTTTATTTGAATCAAAAATGGCAGAAGTGGTCCCAGTGAGTTTCGTCTATCAAGAGTATCAAAACGTAGAAGAGTTTGAAGCATGGTGTAGACATGAAAAGGCGATGGGATTTGACGCGAAAGCCTGTATCTCTCCAAAACAGGTGGAAATTGCGAATAGGATTTTCGCTTCTTTTGATGTGGAGCGAGCCCGGTATATCAAAAAGCGTTTCGAAGAGATGGCAAAACAGGGTATAACCGGTTTTCGTGATGAGAAGTACGGTTTTATCGATGAGCCTATCTATAAAGATGCCTTGAATCTTTTAAAGCGAACGCAAAAAACCTAA